In Corylus avellana chromosome ca2, CavTom2PMs-1.0, the following proteins share a genomic window:
- the LOC132170493 gene encoding protein neprosin, with amino-acid sequence MRDMGVVGRKRAAGFSPLPALLLLLLLLPIFFASVASGLNYTKYRPVSSLRLERIQRHVDKINKPAVLTIESPDGDTIDCVHKRKQPALDHPLLKNHKIQRRPSEMPKAARKVRRDAVGEDGNNKEAVRGAWQMWHQNGTRCPKGTVPIRRTAVHDVLRAKSLFHFGKKQRRLPLTTSTAAPDVVSGNGHEHAIAYTGASQEVYGAKATINVWEPSIQVVNEFSLSQIWILSGSFDGSDLNSIEAGWQVSPELYGDSRPRLFTYWTTDSYQATGCYNLLCSGFVQTNSRVAIGAAISPVSSYSSSQYDITVLIWKDPKLGNWWMRFGDNTLVGYWPAEIFTHLADHATMVEWGGEVVNTRANGEHTSTQMGSGHFANEGFGKASYFRNLEIVDADNSLSSVQGISTLAENTNCYNIKSSNNNQWGTYFYYGGPGNNPQCS; translated from the exons ATGAGAGATATGGGTGTTGTTGGAAGGAAGAGAGCAGCTGGGTTTTCACCTCTCCCTgctctgcttcttcttcttcttcttctgcctATCTTTTTCGCTTCGGTTGCTTCCGGCCTGAATTACACCAAGTATAGGCCAGTGAGTAGCTTGAGACTTGAAAGGATACAGAGGCATGTGGACAAGATTAACAAGCCTGCTGTGTTGACTATAGAG AGCCCAGATGGAGATACCATTGATTGCGTCcacaaaagaaaacaaccaGCTTTAGATCATCCGCTATTAAAGAATCACAAGATCCAG AGACGCCCTTCAGAGATGCCGAAAGCAGCGAGAAAGGTGAGAAGAGATGCGGTGGGAGAGGATGGGAATAATAAAGAAGCAGTGAGAGGTGCATGGCAAATGTGGCATCAAAATGGGACACGCTGTCCAAAGGGAACGGTTCCCATACGCCGAACCGCCGTTCATGATGTTCTCAGAGCCAAGTCTTTGTTTCATTTTGGGAAGAAACAACGTAGGCTTCCGCTTACTACCTCCACCGCCGCACCGGATGTTGTCAGCGGCAATGGCCATGAG CATGCAATAGCCTACACCGGAGCATCCCAAGAAGTGTATGGGGCAAAGGCGACCATAAACGTGTGGGAGCCGTCGATCCAAGTGGTCAACGAGTTCAGTCTCTCCCAGATTTGGATTCTTTCGGGATCATTCGACGGCTCGGATCTCAACAGCATAGAAGCTGGATGGCAG GTCAGTCCGGAGCTTTATGGTGACAGCAGGCCCAGATTGTTCACTTACTGGACG ACTGATTCGTATCAGGCAACCGGGTGCTACAACCTTCTTTGCTCAGGATTTGTGCAAACCAATAGTAGGGTTGCCATCGGAGCTGCCATTTCTCCGGTATCATCTTATTCAAGCAGCCAATATGACATTACTGTCCTCATCTGGAAG GATCCAAAACTAGGAAATTGGTGGATGAGGTTTGGTGACAATACATTAGTAGGATACTGGCCAGCAGAGATATTTACCCACTTAGCAGACCATGCCACTATGGTGGAGTGGGGTGGTGAGGTGGTGAACACACGGGCCAACGGCGAGCACACCTCAACCCAAATGGGCTCCGGTCACTTCGCCAATGAAGGCTTCGGAAAAGCAAGCTACTTTCGGAACCTAGAGATCGTGGACGCCGATAATAGTCTTAGCTCAGTCCAAGGTATCTCAACCCTAGCTGAGAACACCAATTGTTACAACATCAAGAGCTCCAACAACAACCAATGGGGCACATACTTCTACTATGGGGGGCCAGGGAACAATCCACAGTGCTcttga